One Vespa velutina chromosome 12, iVesVel2.1, whole genome shotgun sequence DNA window includes the following coding sequences:
- the LOC124953284 gene encoding tubby-related protein 4 isoform X5: MHLHFEKNNNAKCDCNILSLSWMGKVPDESPEDEGWKLDRTNYYQEGWLATGNARGLVGVTFTTSHCRTRAAELPLRANYNLRGHRSEDGFVLVGSVGGQRYWSSMLNDKATITCGIWTPDDQQVYFGTTAGQLIVMDVHGAMVSEVQLAAGVTSMAWSAEKFTMEEGDEDVTSDKSRRDERNYILAVCLADGNIVMLRSFDDVSPITIRTNLKTPLHAEWSNSRKLLAIAGTKDSDSLPQNNSLEYTNLLKFYSVNGTLVYTTVIPYTQCPVSALTWGHNDRRLFVATGARVHAAWVSRRVGSLQLLSRLAVRAALTRESSVQQLPLPSRLRASVAALFASTIRFFFPPFSFSFSFLLVFFFFSFCFFSIRCPVPEPRELRRFVSRPPAGSGRLHCTMLRHAVEPIPCYTLYLEYLGGLVPLLKGRRTSKIRPEFVIFDPQSQDTLQLFDDVSQCPSFSDGSDTERDTADLCGSPRNRRKNRRKKEEKGSEETDDLTYVDTLPEHARLVEVTSNIWGTKFKFHGLADSVPANLGQVTYRTSLLHLQPRQMTLVMTELRDDLPAGPDPSFNPNLFSEDEEETFQDLQGTSRATSETQPPPIAPMTPRNARLNPNRPKSQISNQFLTTEALPASLARVENYENEFPYVDLQEMTNLYENIRSAPTNTYRTPPRHNPPRCCDVPALQSPKNAVAPTQTLIATSNTGTDYSSNIQRVKTALADQQNTGMVTKKELENNKLNQISQEDKSSLNSGSSNIIPTSMHNGQVPLAEASSSQNSILNNLDGGNDCSQSQMIYMNGLNIMTSCSSNVLNSNHSNNVQQSCHGFLHPRNNQNNGTNLSISPSQSNLNPFSKHNNGSNGSSSLLLPSTCSYQLSDNSDHEQSTSCSPCNLKQQKEMKSQGSYGKINVSNQSNGKTEELRFIDEESKAEADIEQFRGVHRTPTVVSIGPLCSNDSIVRSCSVGYLDLVDVHQLVPCDVALKMLRKEAPNKRLVLVSRKTKRRKKNRPQHDIGQQNSKPPRLRNCGKSKSLDSSDIFPSNELITTPPQLPEHLEEASNVVNNSENVTEEKCSDLNIVVLGEINNDTVMERQKKILHGNDETYVEKPCRLETCVSPVRGSSPSGSLASSLDGLAARLKDFDESHSLPPPSPRPSSSCRLPRSSPSSPAPSKKGKRPASASPIRRRLLSSPLLNRRTRKSRGESSDEEGLIQDDSSSNYRDLETFQKAQLRQKLKQRGAGMSNGHNKQETTRRELVMHNKAPMWNEASQVYQLDFGGRVTQESAKNFQIEFRGKQVMQFGRIDGNAYTLDFQYPFSALQAFAVALANVTQRLK, encoded by the exons gaTGGTTTCGTATTGGTCGGCAGTGTTGGTGGACAAAGATATTGGTCGTCTATGTTGAACGACAAAGCTACGATAACTTGTGGAATTTGGACACCGGATGATCAACAg GTTTATTTTGGAACAACGGCTGGACAATTGATAGTGATGGATGTGCATGGTGCAATGGTATCGGAGGTACAATTGGCAGCGGGTGTTACCTCAATGGCTTGGAGTGCCGAAAAATTTACGATGGAGGAAGGTGACGAAGATGTTACAAGCGATAAATCAAGAAGGG ACGAACGTAATTACATATTAGCTGTTTGCCTTGCCGATGGTAACATAGTTATGCTTCGTTCCTTCGACGACGTATCACCAATAACTATACgtacaaatttaaaaacaCCTTTACACGCAGAATGGAGTAATTCAAGAAAGTTATTAGCTATTGCGGGAACGAAGGATTCGGATTCTCTTCctcaaaataattcattagaaTATACGAACCTATTAAAGTTCTATTCGGTTAACGGTACCCTCGTTTACACGACAGTAATTCCATACACgcag TGCCCTGTATCGGCGTTAACCTGGGGTCATAACGACAGAAGACTCTTCGTAGCCACTGGTGCAAGAGTACATGCGGCATGGGTCTCCAG GAGGGTCGGTTCATTGCAGTTGCTATCTAGATTAGCAGTGAGGGCAGCCCTCACAAGAGAATCCAGTGTCCAACAACTTCCGTTACCATCTAGATTAAGAGCATCGGTAGCTGCATTGTTTGCTAGTACGATACG tttttttttccctccgttttccttttctttttcttttcttttggtttttttttttttttctttttgtttcttttccattaGGTGTCCAGTACCAGAGCCAAGAGAATTAAGACGTTTTGTATCTAGGCCACCAGCTGGAAGTGGAAGATTACATTGTACAATGCTTAGACATGCCGTAGAACCTATACCttgttatacattatatttagaatatttagGTGGTTTGGTACCATTATTAAAAGGTCGAAGAACCAGTAAAATCAGGCCAGAGTTTGTAATATTCGATCCCCAGAGTCAAGACACTTTACAATTATTCGACGATGTATCACAATGTCCTTCCTTCAGCGATGGTTCTGATACAGAAAGAGATACCGCAGATTTATGTGGTTCCCCAAGAAATCGtcgaaaaaatagaagaaagaaggaagaaaagggcTCAGAGGAAACTGATGATCTCACTTACGTCGACACTTTGCCCGAG CACGCTAGATTGGTCGAAGTAACGTCAAATATTTGGGGCACGAAATTTAAATTCCACGGCTTGGCAGATTCTGTACCAGCTAACTTAGGTCAAGTTACTTATCGAACATCATTGTTACATTTGCAACCAAGGCAAATGACATTGGTGATGACGGAATTGAGAGATGATTTACCTGCAG GTCCAGATCCAAGTTTCAACCCTAATTTATTTTCCGAAGACGAGGAGGAAACATTTCAGGATCTTCAGGGAACTTCTAGAGCAACGTCGGAAACTCAGCCACCTCCGATAGCTCCTATGACGCCGCGAAACGCACGACTGAATCCAAATCGTCCAAAGTCACAAATctcaaatcaatttttaaccACAGAAGCCTTACCTGCCTCTTTGGCACGCGTCGAAAATTATGAAAACGAATTCCCATATGTAGATCTTCAAGAGATGACGAATTTGTATGAGAATATAAGAAGCGCACCTACGAATACTTATCGTACACCACCTAGGCACAATCCACCTAGATGTTGCGACGTTCCAGCTTTGCAATCGCCTAAAAATGCAGTCGCGCCGACACAAACTTTAATAGCCACGTCGAATACAGGTACCGATTATTCGAGTAATATTCAAAGAGTTAAGACGGCATTGGCCGATCAACAAAATACCGGTATGGTTACGAAAAAGGAACTCGAAAATAATAAGCTCAATCAGATATCTCAAGAGGACAAATCTAGCCTAAATTCTGGTTCGTCCAACATCATTCCAACGTCCATGCATAACGGCCAGGTACCATTAGCCGAAGCATCGAGCTCGCAAAACtccatattaaataatttggaTGGTGGTAACGATTGTTCCCAATCACAAATGATTTATATGAATGGCTTGAACATCATGACGTCATGTTCGAGTAACGTCCTAAACTCAAATCACTCGAACAACGTGCAACAAAGCTGCCACGGTTTCTTACATCCAAGGAACAATCAAAATAATGGGACTAACTTGAGCATAAGCCCATCGCAAAGTAATTTAAATCCATTTTCAAAACATAATAATGGCTCGAACGGTTCGTCCAGTTTATTACTTCCGTCTACGTGTTCCTATCAATTATCAGATAATTCTGATCACGAACAATCGACTTCATGTTCGCCGTGTAATTTGAAACaacaaaaggaaatgaaatctCAGGGTAGTTATGGAAAAATCAATGTTTCTAATCAATCAAACGGAAAGACAGAAGAGCTTCGTTTTATCGACGAAGAGAGTAAAGCCGAGGCGGACATTGAACAATTTCGTGGTGTTCATAGGACACCAACGGTCGTTAGTATTGGTCCACTTTGTTCAAATGATTCAATAGTAAGAAGTTGTAGCGTTGGATATTTAGATCTGGTAGACGTTCATCAGTTGGTTCCTTGCGATGTTGCCTTGAAAATGTTGAGAAAGGAAGCGCCTAACAAGAGATTGGTATTGGTttcgagaaaaacaaaaagaaggaaaaagaatagacCACAGCACGATATTGGACAACAAAATAGTAAACCACCGAGACTTCGTAATTGTGGTAAATCGAAGAGTTTAGACTCCAGTGATATATTCCCTAGTAACGAACTTATAACTACACCTCCTCAATTGCCTGAACACCTTGAGGAAGCATCGAACGTTGTTAATAATTCTGAAAATGTAACGGAGGAGAAGTGCAGTGATTTGAATATAGTAGTATTAGGAGAGATTAACAACGATACCGTGATGGAACGTCAAAAAAAGATACTTCATGGTAACGATGAAACTTACGTTGAGAAACCATGTCGATTGGAAACTTGTGTGTCTCCTGTTAG gGGTTCTAGTCCAAGTGGTTCTTTGGCATCATCATTGGACGGTCTTGCTGCAAGACTCAAAGATTTCGATGAGAGTCATTCTTTACCACCCCCATCACCTCGTCCATCCTCAAG ttGTAGACTGCCAAGAAGTTCACCAAGCAGTCCGGCACCctcgaagaaaggaaaaagaccaGCTTCGGCTTCGCCAATCAGAAGGAGGCTATTATCGAGTCCTTTGTTAAACAGGCGAACGCGAAAAAGTCGTGGCGAGAGTTCCGATGAGGAAGGATTAATACAGGACGACTCGTCATCGAATTATCGCGACTTGGAAACCTTTCAGAAAGCACAGCTACGTCAGAAA ttgAAACAAAGGGGTGCTGGAATGTCTAATGGTCATAATAAACAGGAGACAACTAGACGAGAACTTGTGATGCACAATAAAGCACCAATGTGGAACGAAGCTAGTCAGGTTTATCAGCTTGATTTTGGTGGTAGAGTAACACAAGAAAGTGCtaagaattttcaaattgaatttaGAGGGAAACAG GTGATGCAATTTGGCCGGATAGATGGAAATGCCTACACGTTGGATTTTCAATACCCTTTCAGTGCATTGCAAGCTTTTGCTGTTGCCTTGGCAAATGTTACGCAACGGCTCAAGTAA
- the LOC124953284 gene encoding tubby-related protein 4 isoform X4, with amino-acid sequence MHLHFEKNNNAKCDCNILSLSWMGKVPDESPEDEGWKLDRTNYYQEGWLATGNARGLVGVTFTTSHCRTRAAELPLRANYNLRGHRSEVIFVKWNEPYQKLASCDSSGVIFVWIKYEGRWSIELINDRNTPVTHFSWSHDGRMALICYRDGFVLVGSVGGQRYWSSMLNDKATITCGIWTPDDQQVYFGTTAGQLIVMDVHGAMVSEVQLAAGVTSMAWSAEKFTMEEGDEDVTSDKSRRDERNYILAVCLADGNIVMLRSFDDVSPITIRTNLKTPLHAEWSNSRKLLAIAGTKDSDSLPQNNSLEYTNLLKFYSVNGTLVYTTVIPYTQCPVSALTWGHNDRRLFVATGARVHAAWVSRRVGSLQLLSRLAVRAALTRESSVQQLPLPSRLRASVAALFASTIRCPVPEPRELRRFVSRPPAGSGRLHCTMLRHAVEPIPCYTLYLEYLGGLVPLLKGRRTSKIRPEFVIFDPQSQDTLQLFDDVSQCPSFSDGSDTERDTADLCGSPRNRRKNRRKKEEKGSEETDDLTYVDTLPEHARLVEVTSNIWGTKFKFHGLADSVPANLGQVTYRTSLLHLQPRQMTLVMTELRDDLPAGPDPSFNPNLFSEDEEETFQDLQGTSRATSETQPPPIAPMTPRNARLNPNRPKSQISNQFLTTEALPASLARVENYENEFPYVDLQEMTNLYENIRSAPTNTYRTPPRHNPPRCCDVPALQSPKNAVAPTQTLIATSNTGTDYSSNIQRVKTALADQQNTGMVTKKELENNKLNQISQEDKSSLNSGSSNIIPTSMHNGQVPLAEASSSQNSILNNLDGGNDCSQSQMIYMNGLNIMTSCSSNVLNSNHSNNVQQSCHGFLHPRNNQNNGTNLSISPSQSNLNPFSKHNNGSNGSSSLLLPSTCSYQLSDNSDHEQSTSCSPCNLKQQKEMKSQGSYGKINVSNQSNGKTEELRFIDEESKAEADIEQFRGVHRTPTVVSIGPLCSNDSIVRSCSVGYLDLVDVHQLVPCDVALKMLRKEAPNKRLVLVSRKTKRRKKNRPQHDIGQQNSKPPRLRNCGKSKSLDSSDIFPSNELITTPPQLPEHLEEASNVVNNSENVTEEKCSDLNIVVLGEINNDTVMERQKKILHGNDETYVEKPCRLETCVSPVRGSSPSGSLASSLDGLAARLKDFDESHSLPPPSPRPSSRLPRSSPSSPAPSKKGKRPASASPIRRRLLSSPLLNRRTRKSRGESSDEEGLIQDDSSSNYRDLETFQKAQLRQKLKQRGAGMSNGHNKQETTRRELVMHNKAPMWNEASQVYQLDFGGRVTQESAKNFQIEFRGKQVMQFGRIDGNAYTLDFQYPFSALQAFAVALANVTQRLK; translated from the exons gtaATATTTGTGAAATGGAACGAGCCATATCAGAAGTTAGCATCATGTGACAGTTCAGGTGTAATCTTCGTTTGGATAAAATACGAAGGAAGATGGAGTATAGAATTGATAAATGATAGGAACACACCTGTGACGCATTTCTCTTGGTCTCACGATGGTCGAATGGCTCTTATATGTtatcga gaTGGTTTCGTATTGGTCGGCAGTGTTGGTGGACAAAGATATTGGTCGTCTATGTTGAACGACAAAGCTACGATAACTTGTGGAATTTGGACACCGGATGATCAACAg GTTTATTTTGGAACAACGGCTGGACAATTGATAGTGATGGATGTGCATGGTGCAATGGTATCGGAGGTACAATTGGCAGCGGGTGTTACCTCAATGGCTTGGAGTGCCGAAAAATTTACGATGGAGGAAGGTGACGAAGATGTTACAAGCGATAAATCAAGAAGGG ACGAACGTAATTACATATTAGCTGTTTGCCTTGCCGATGGTAACATAGTTATGCTTCGTTCCTTCGACGACGTATCACCAATAACTATACgtacaaatttaaaaacaCCTTTACACGCAGAATGGAGTAATTCAAGAAAGTTATTAGCTATTGCGGGAACGAAGGATTCGGATTCTCTTCctcaaaataattcattagaaTATACGAACCTATTAAAGTTCTATTCGGTTAACGGTACCCTCGTTTACACGACAGTAATTCCATACACgcag TGCCCTGTATCGGCGTTAACCTGGGGTCATAACGACAGAAGACTCTTCGTAGCCACTGGTGCAAGAGTACATGCGGCATGGGTCTCCAG GAGGGTCGGTTCATTGCAGTTGCTATCTAGATTAGCAGTGAGGGCAGCCCTCACAAGAGAATCCAGTGTCCAACAACTTCCGTTACCATCTAGATTAAGAGCATCGGTAGCTGCATTGTTTGCTAGTACGATACG GTGTCCAGTACCAGAGCCAAGAGAATTAAGACGTTTTGTATCTAGGCCACCAGCTGGAAGTGGAAGATTACATTGTACAATGCTTAGACATGCCGTAGAACCTATACCttgttatacattatatttagaatatttagGTGGTTTGGTACCATTATTAAAAGGTCGAAGAACCAGTAAAATCAGGCCAGAGTTTGTAATATTCGATCCCCAGAGTCAAGACACTTTACAATTATTCGACGATGTATCACAATGTCCTTCCTTCAGCGATGGTTCTGATACAGAAAGAGATACCGCAGATTTATGTGGTTCCCCAAGAAATCGtcgaaaaaatagaagaaagaaggaagaaaagggcTCAGAGGAAACTGATGATCTCACTTACGTCGACACTTTGCCCGAG CACGCTAGATTGGTCGAAGTAACGTCAAATATTTGGGGCACGAAATTTAAATTCCACGGCTTGGCAGATTCTGTACCAGCTAACTTAGGTCAAGTTACTTATCGAACATCATTGTTACATTTGCAACCAAGGCAAATGACATTGGTGATGACGGAATTGAGAGATGATTTACCTGCAG GTCCAGATCCAAGTTTCAACCCTAATTTATTTTCCGAAGACGAGGAGGAAACATTTCAGGATCTTCAGGGAACTTCTAGAGCAACGTCGGAAACTCAGCCACCTCCGATAGCTCCTATGACGCCGCGAAACGCACGACTGAATCCAAATCGTCCAAAGTCACAAATctcaaatcaatttttaaccACAGAAGCCTTACCTGCCTCTTTGGCACGCGTCGAAAATTATGAAAACGAATTCCCATATGTAGATCTTCAAGAGATGACGAATTTGTATGAGAATATAAGAAGCGCACCTACGAATACTTATCGTACACCACCTAGGCACAATCCACCTAGATGTTGCGACGTTCCAGCTTTGCAATCGCCTAAAAATGCAGTCGCGCCGACACAAACTTTAATAGCCACGTCGAATACAGGTACCGATTATTCGAGTAATATTCAAAGAGTTAAGACGGCATTGGCCGATCAACAAAATACCGGTATGGTTACGAAAAAGGAACTCGAAAATAATAAGCTCAATCAGATATCTCAAGAGGACAAATCTAGCCTAAATTCTGGTTCGTCCAACATCATTCCAACGTCCATGCATAACGGCCAGGTACCATTAGCCGAAGCATCGAGCTCGCAAAACtccatattaaataatttggaTGGTGGTAACGATTGTTCCCAATCACAAATGATTTATATGAATGGCTTGAACATCATGACGTCATGTTCGAGTAACGTCCTAAACTCAAATCACTCGAACAACGTGCAACAAAGCTGCCACGGTTTCTTACATCCAAGGAACAATCAAAATAATGGGACTAACTTGAGCATAAGCCCATCGCAAAGTAATTTAAATCCATTTTCAAAACATAATAATGGCTCGAACGGTTCGTCCAGTTTATTACTTCCGTCTACGTGTTCCTATCAATTATCAGATAATTCTGATCACGAACAATCGACTTCATGTTCGCCGTGTAATTTGAAACaacaaaaggaaatgaaatctCAGGGTAGTTATGGAAAAATCAATGTTTCTAATCAATCAAACGGAAAGACAGAAGAGCTTCGTTTTATCGACGAAGAGAGTAAAGCCGAGGCGGACATTGAACAATTTCGTGGTGTTCATAGGACACCAACGGTCGTTAGTATTGGTCCACTTTGTTCAAATGATTCAATAGTAAGAAGTTGTAGCGTTGGATATTTAGATCTGGTAGACGTTCATCAGTTGGTTCCTTGCGATGTTGCCTTGAAAATGTTGAGAAAGGAAGCGCCTAACAAGAGATTGGTATTGGTttcgagaaaaacaaaaagaaggaaaaagaatagacCACAGCACGATATTGGACAACAAAATAGTAAACCACCGAGACTTCGTAATTGTGGTAAATCGAAGAGTTTAGACTCCAGTGATATATTCCCTAGTAACGAACTTATAACTACACCTCCTCAATTGCCTGAACACCTTGAGGAAGCATCGAACGTTGTTAATAATTCTGAAAATGTAACGGAGGAGAAGTGCAGTGATTTGAATATAGTAGTATTAGGAGAGATTAACAACGATACCGTGATGGAACGTCAAAAAAAGATACTTCATGGTAACGATGAAACTTACGTTGAGAAACCATGTCGATTGGAAACTTGTGTGTCTCCTGTTAG gGGTTCTAGTCCAAGTGGTTCTTTGGCATCATCATTGGACGGTCTTGCTGCAAGACTCAAAGATTTCGATGAGAGTCATTCTTTACCACCCCCATCACCTCGTCCATCCTCAAG ACTGCCAAGAAGTTCACCAAGCAGTCCGGCACCctcgaagaaaggaaaaagaccaGCTTCGGCTTCGCCAATCAGAAGGAGGCTATTATCGAGTCCTTTGTTAAACAGGCGAACGCGAAAAAGTCGTGGCGAGAGTTCCGATGAGGAAGGATTAATACAGGACGACTCGTCATCGAATTATCGCGACTTGGAAACCTTTCAGAAAGCACAGCTACGTCAGAAA ttgAAACAAAGGGGTGCTGGAATGTCTAATGGTCATAATAAACAGGAGACAACTAGACGAGAACTTGTGATGCACAATAAAGCACCAATGTGGAACGAAGCTAGTCAGGTTTATCAGCTTGATTTTGGTGGTAGAGTAACACAAGAAAGTGCtaagaattttcaaattgaatttaGAGGGAAACAG GTGATGCAATTTGGCCGGATAGATGGAAATGCCTACACGTTGGATTTTCAATACCCTTTCAGTGCATTGCAAGCTTTTGCTGTTGCCTTGGCAAATGTTACGCAACGGCTCAAGTAA